Proteins encoded by one window of Epinephelus moara isolate mb chromosome 18, YSFRI_EMoa_1.0, whole genome shotgun sequence:
- the LOC126405922 gene encoding interferon-induced very large GTPase 1-like isoform X5 → MKKDDDDNTAAGGGDSETKSVPSAASEKDEEKRAAKTECNPVNEPSDAEHSKNDDSTTKGGESEIKPVRSADPGTGTLNMDKSGNKDKQSVKSSEEINRKEQYQRETETLLGRLHLQDKHQQKLSPADFLKVGPPVKQDHETSEKELTHTFLQRLMMLDYRARYIPVRQDSDEVTHSKPVVEFDTVDTDDDDLSDFCSTTVDFDQSKQTHVHPMDVQMAVFHCSDSFLKQNMITKLSQCQYALPLLVPDPVTMDIECPLWTFRQIRKTWKVTEIKDNSNTVTMKSMPICKAETPMVSFLRLGSLSLSKSQLINTLINDRHSTFFHRNCPGSTKSRHLMDGVAEIAWYCPAGKPNDAFTDCIAFCNLHGDAQLIEKQRDIMTEKSSINVVLVPTLGKGDKGSAVMSVLLKSPTPLICLTADSECDAVEKIKGKYIMGLRDRSQSDVSEELKKIIGRILSGQHASFRLETMAEVSEIRVDEDDNVCQKGKSAAMKIVNLLQGMDVSKIKDTFLPCQGQLWHKWCRINKELYHLKGHIEKEKCKKQQELMQIRQKQCTTSCTEVMKLFIKSLSSLPSKEKEYFLKWTQILADALSTDDLCLILQSYDEKWSEVLALKEKHDKSDLLKRKQTELEQISTKLQSATFGLEHIFREMGQIYEAYASLQKQTKMRKTDWSKYPELAAELMISGHPMELMDGDAGHVPLTWISSLLDEVIKKLGDKRVFVLSVLGVQSSGKSTMLNAMFGLQFAVSAGRCTKGAFMQLVKVSDEIKKDFEFDYILVVDTEGLRALELEGNSTLHHDNELATFVVGLGNMTLINIFGENPAEMQDVLQIVVQAFMRMKNVKLSPSCVFVHQNVTDIAASEKNLHGKRQLQEKLDKMAQLAAKEEVCNAECFRDVIAFDVQKDVKYFAQLWEGSPPMAPPNPGYSESVQELKKFILSKASQSTGITLSQFKSKIQDLWNALMNENFVFSFKNTLEIAVYRKLEVQYGNWTWALRSNMLTIENGLYTRIENGKHDKVELSYLHEEMKITYEKIKKAMTTYFDDDRDKEILVQWRGRFERKIKEFHDDQVRGVKKKLDEVIEQKNACKKLDDKKTEFENKLLQKSKELAHQLKDKAKDEEELKKQFNSVWSGWVSELTAGTKPIEDINYKKDQATILQELGFEWSLITESESSGRYKKISEVGDYIHHVCLTKDKGLCIPGQQSQDDKNENTSNEDQGRMSTIWQSFKKMFQFRPTEQNKEHTSRSSLVCEEQELIRSLIYSIEKQSLDAIKGKPVATRGYSPIYFQEVAKNVKEKVKEFESKRKYAVKKEFTVDLILFVFEKAGRWLSESHKKFRMNNDAVTYVESKKKQYYNIFSSFCRGSSSAVVFGELICEKLKSSTVEAVCNKTAIDLAGEMKCSFPAFSGNRLNLEKHLLKSLADKEDFDDFITYIHHPRKQAETFIEEQVQRYIFTDNKNKARTIFKKNVEDINKLVSQALFTATDKVKTQRGDSDMWVEEFYNLLKDELTFNTFCCQNFSDINDFDFVREEIEKGLVSVMKEVSSLSLDKMEEFRMKPDQILIDQLCNCCWAKCPFCAAVCTNTLENHSPDKHSVPFHRPSGIKGWHDIDTMDLDINFCTTSVASDDFFYPYWHSYDSFPYKHYQRAGKKYATWQITPDESKLTYWKWFVCRFEKQLEDYYKLKFQGRGEIPPAWRDHSKQEAIESLDEMYNL, encoded by the exons GTACCTTAAATATGGATAAGAGTGGAAACAAGGATAAG CAGTCAGTGAAGAGTTCTGAAGAGATCAACAGGAAGGAACAATATCAACGAGAAACCGAAACACTGCTTGGCAGACTTCACCTTCAAGACAAACATCAACAGAAGTTGTCACCAGCAGATTTTCTTAAAGTAGGTCCACCTGTGAAACAGGACCATGAAACATCTGAGAAAGAACTCACTCATACTTTTCTTCAGAGGTTGATGATGTTAGACTACAGGGCCAGATATATTCCTGTAAGACAGGATAGTGATGAGGTGACCCATTCAAAGCCTGTTGTAGAGTTTGACACTGTTGATACAGATGATGATGACTTAAGTGATTTTTGTAGCACCACTGTAGACTTTGATCAATCAAAACAGACTCACGTGCATCCAATGGATGTTCAAATGGCAGTATTTCACTGCTCAGACAGCTTTTTGAAGCAGAACATGATTACAAAGCTATCACAATGTCAGTATGCCTTACCTTTGCTTGTTCCTGACCCAGTCACAATGGACATTGAATGTCCTCTGTGGACTTTCagacaaataagaaaaacatggAAGGTAACTGAAATCAAAGATAATTCAAACACCGTCACCATGAAGAGTATGCCCATCTGCAAAGCTGAGACACCCATGGTGTCATTTCTCCGCCTGGGTTCACTATCTCTGTCTAAGTCACAGCTGATTAACACTTTGATCAATGACCGTCACAGCACCTTCTTCCACAGAAACTGCCCAGGTAGCACCAAGTCTCGCCATCTGATGGATGGTGTGGCAGAGATTGCCTGGTACTGCCCTGCTGGAAAACCCAATGATGCCTTCACTGACTGCATTGCCTTCTGTAATCTTCATGGTGATGCCCAGTTAATTGAAAAACAGCGTGACATAATGACTGAGAAATCTTCAATCAATGTGGTTCTTGTACCAACTCTGGGAAAAGGTGACAAAGGTTCTGCAGTTATGTCAGTCCTTCTTAAGTCTCCGACGCCCCTCATATGTCTCACTGCTGATAGTGAATGTGATGCTGTTGagaaaataaagggaaaataCATAATGGGTCTCAGGGACAGAAGCCAGTCAGATGTGTCTGAAGaactgaaaaaaatcattgGAAGAATTTTGTCAGGACAACATGCATCCTTCCGGCTTGAAACCATGGCTGAAGTCTCTGAAATCAGAGTGGATGAAGACGACAATGTCTGCCAAAAAGGAAAATCTGCTGCAATGAAAATTGTGAACTTGCTTCAGGGGATGGATGTGTCAAAGATCAAAGATACATTTCTCCCTTGTCAAGGCCAACTATGGCACAAGTGGTGCAGAATAAACAAAGAACTTTATCACCTCAAAGGACACATTGAGAAAGAGAAATGTAAAAAGCAACAGGAACTGATGCAGATACGACAAAAACAATGCACCACTTCCTGTACTGAAGTAATGAAGTTGTTCATTAAAAGCCTCTCATCTTTGCCATCAAAGGAGAAAGAGTATTTCCTGAAGTGGACTCAGATCTTAGCAGATGCCCTCTCCACAGATGATCTGTGTTTAATTTTACAGAGCTATGATGAAAAGTGGTCTGAGGTCTTAGCTTTGAAGGAGAAACATGACAAATCTGATCTGttaaaaagaaagcaaactgagcTTGAACAAATATCAACAAAACTACAGTCTGCCACTTTCGGTTTGGAGCACATCTTTAGAGAAATGGGACAGATCTATGAAGCCTATGCAtctctgcagaaacaaacaaagatgaGAAAAACTGACTGGTCTAAATACCCTGAGCTGGCTGCAGAGCTGATGATATCAGGACACCCAATGGAGCTGATGGATGGTGATGCAGGTCATGTGCCTTTAACGTGGATCTCTAGTCTTTTAGATGAAGTCATCAAGAAACTGGGCGACAagagagtttttgttttgtcagtgctgGGTGTACAAAGCAGTGGAAAATCAACAATGCTGAATGCCATGTTTGGGTTACAGTTTGCAGTGAGTGCTGGCAGGTGCACCAAGGGTGCCTTCATGCAGCTGGTCAAAGTTTCAGATGAGATCAAGAAAGACTTTGAGTTTGACTACATTCTAGTGGTGGACACTGAAGGACTGCGCGCTCTTGAGTTGGAGGGTAACAGCACTCTTCACCACGACAATGAACTGGCAACGTTTGTTGTTGGTCTGGGAAACATGACACTGATCAACATCTTTGGAGAGAATCCAGCTGAGATGCAAGATGTTCTGCAGATTGTTGTTCAGGCTTTCATGAGGATGAAAAACGTTAAACTTTCTccaagttgtgtgtttgttcaccAGAATGTTACAGATATTGCAGCTTCAGAGAAAAACTTGCATGGAAAAAGACAGCTGCAAGAAAAACTGGACAAGATGGCCCAACTAGCAGCCAAAGAGGAGGTTTGTAATGCTGAGTGCTTCCGTGATGTCATTGCATTCGATGTGCAGAAAGATGTGAAATACTTTGCCCAACTATGGGAGGGAAGTCCACCTATGGCTCCTCCAAATCCAGGGTATAGTGAGAGCGTCCAAGAGCTGAAGAAGTTCATCCTCTCCAAAGCTTCACAGTCAACTGGAATTACTCTCTCACAGTTCAAAAGCAAAATTCAGGACCTGTGGAATGCTCTGATGaatgaaaactttgttttcagtttcaaaaACACACTTGAAATTGCAGTTTACAGAAAACTTGAGGTCCAGTATGGGAACTGGACCTGGGCCCTGAGGAGCAACATGTTGACTATTGAGAACGGGCTTTACACCAGAATTGAAAACGGAAAACATGACAAGGTTGAGCTCAGTTATCTACATGAGGAAATGAAGATAACCtatgaaaaaatcaaaaaagcAATGACAACATACTTTGATgatgacagagacaaagaaataCTGGTTCAGTGGCGAGGACGATTTGAAAGAAAAATCAAGGAGTTTCATGACGACCAAGTGAGAGGAGTCAAAAAAAAACTGGATGAAGTGATTGAGCAGAAAAATGCTTGTAAAAAGCTTGACGATAAGAAGACAGAGTTTGAAAACAAACTGCTACAAAAGAGCAAAGAGCTCGCTCATCAGTTAAAGGACAAGGCAAAAGATGAAGAGGAACTTAAAAAACAGTTCAACTCTGTTTGGAGTGGCTGGGTTAGTGAACTAACTGCAGGTACAAAACCTATTGAGGACATTAACTATAAAAAGGATCAGGCAACTATCCTTCAGGAGCTTGGTTTTGAATGGTCTCTTATAACTGAATCTGAAAGCAGTGGCagatacaaaaaaatatcagaGGTGGGTGATTACATTCATCATGTGTGTCTCACCAAGGACAAAGGTCTCTGCATCCCAGGCCAACAATCCCAAGATGATAAGAACGAAAATACGAGCAACGAAGATCAAGGAAGAATGTCAACAATTTGgcagtcttttaaaaaaatgttccaATTTAGGccaacagaacaaaacaaagaacataCATCAAGAAGTTCTTTAGTATGTGAAGAACAGGAACTGATCAGATCCCTTATTTACAGTATTGAAAAACAGTCCCTTGATGCAATCAAGGGCAAACCTGTTGCTACAAGAGGCTACAGTCCAATTTACTTCCAAGAAGTGGCCAAAAATGTCAAGGAAAAGGTGAAAGAGTTTGAATCAAAAAGGAAATATGCTGTGAAGAAGGAGTTTACTGTTGATcttattctgtttgtgtttgaaaaaGCAGGGAGATGGCTTTCAGAGTCCCATAAGAAATTCAGAATGAACAACGATGCAGTCACTTATGTAGAAAGCAAGAAAAAGCAATATTAcaacattttcagcagcttctGCAGAGGAAGCTCATCTGCTGTTGTGTTTGGAGAACTGATCTGTGAGAAACTGAAGAGTTCCACTGTTGAAGCCGTCTGTAACAAGACTGCTATTGATCTTGCTGGAGAGATGAAGTGCAGTTTCCCAGCATTCAGTGGGAACAGGTTGAACTTGGAGAAACACTTGCTGAAGTCACTGGCTGACAAAGAGGACTTTGATGATTTTATCACCTACATCCACCACCCAAGGAAGCAAGCAGAGACTTTTATAGAAGAGCAAGTACAGAGATACATCTtcacagacaataaaaataaagcacGGACAATATTCAAGAAAAATGTTGAAGACATCAATAAGCTTGTGAGTCAAGCTTTATTCACTGCAACAGATAAAGTCAAAACCCAGAGAGGAGACTCAGACATGTGGGTGGAGGAATTTTACAATTTGCTAAAAGATGAACTGACATTCAACACCTTTTGTTGTCAAAACTTCAGTGACATCAATGATTTTGACTTTGTCAGAGAAGAGATAGAGAAAGGCCTTGTATCTGTCATGAAGGAAGTGAGCAGCCTCTCATTGGATAAGATGGAGGAATTCAGGATGAAGCCTGATCAAATCCTCATTGATCAGCTGTGTAACTGCTGCTGGGCAAAGTGTCCATTCTGTGCAGCTGTTTGTACCAACACGCTAGAAAACCACAGTCCTGACAAACACAGTGTGCCTTTTCATCGGCCCTCTGGGATTAAAGGATGGCACGATATAGACACAATGGACCTGGACATCAATTTCTGCACAACATCAGTTGCAagtgatgactttttttatccTTATTGGCATTCATATGATTCCTTTCCTTATAAACACTATCAAAGGGCTGGGAAGAAGTATGCAACATGGCAAATTACTCCTGATGAGTCAAAGCTGACATACTGGAAATGGTTTGTATGTCGATTTGAAAAGCAACTGGAAGACTACTATAAATTAAAATTCCAGGGCAGGGGAGAAATTCCTCCTGCGTGGAGAGACCACAGTAAACAAGAAGCTATTGAAAGTCTGGATGAAATGTACAATCTGTGA